A region from the Phoenix dactylifera cultivar Barhee BC4 unplaced genomic scaffold, palm_55x_up_171113_PBpolish2nd_filt_p 000274F, whole genome shotgun sequence genome encodes:
- the LOC103718074 gene encoding putative disease resistance protein RGA3: MGGLGKTTLAQLVYNDETVEKHFELRLWVHVSYDFNVYGLTRAIIESIDSHVYEPINLDNLQKHLKKKLAGKRYLLVLDDVWNEETEQWERLRVPLLCGARGSKILVTTRSEEVANIMSTSSPYSLGGLLDDDCWSLFCQYAFSRDPDAFSDLDDIGRQIVNKCKGLPLAAIALGHRLRRVADRSKWEAILQDESWEFSGGDGDISRAVSLSYQQLPAHLKPCFAYCSLIPKGYEFEKEFIVQLWIAQNFIQPGGGERIEDIGSYYFDSLVQKSFFQISHFDYKRSQPRYKMHDLIHDYAQHVSMEECRIVELGKPCNLSAKTRHLSLICDQFVQDNPTQSPLSNRRKNIFKTFYAYGGLYTFLLAGGSTTYEIRVPNNLAERLGSLRTLDLSNCGISMLPESIGDLKHLRCLQLPNTTIRRLPESVGCLYNLQILGLRNCDIQELPWNTRSLQRLHHLDLHLDEISVMAQGAKSRGHSLRSMPPEIGLLTDLQTLSRFVVGTKHRCGLRELKELNNLHGELQISNLHFVSKAAEASEANLSRKQYIHRLELQWSHHHKFASSRHVQELEEKVLANLQPHTNLKELIVVGYEGATFPSWIGHSSFSKLVALSLSNCKKCEILPPLGQLPALKDLYIKEIDGVKIVDCSFCGHDARNFPSLQKLHFESMHSLQVWCGKDNCLLPSLRELVFKNCSGLRQLTHNLPSLTKLEIEGSPKLVGLRSFPSLQSLEVKASGEWVFDSWSSLTSLSSLTLSRLPTISLPSKLQLGHASIRCLEISHCDHLISLPDNWLPSGLTYFAIKHCSQLRALPRGLQNLRKLEDLEIQSCGHLEYLPDGLKNLTSLMRFEISDCPQLLCLPNDGLPTKLTVLEHQQLSRAQATV, from the exons ATGGGTGGACTGGGGAAGACGACCCTCGCTCAACTAGTCTACAATGATGAAACTGTGGAGAAGCATTTCGAGCTCAGGCTTTGGGTCCACGTGTCCTATGATTTTAATGTCTACGGGCTCACGAGAGCGATCATAGAATCCATAGATAGTCATGTGTACGAACCCATCAACCTCGACAATCTTCAGAAACACCTCAAGAAGAAGTTGGCTGGAAAGAGATACTTGCTCGTCTTGGATGACGTATGGAATGAGGAAACAGAACAGTGGGAGAGGCTTAGAGTCCCCTTGCTGTGTGGAGCCAGAGGGAGTAAGATATTGGTGACTACCAGGAGCGAGGAAGTCGCAAACATTATGAGCACCTCATCACCATACAGTTTGGGGGGTTTATTAGATGATGATTGCTGGTCTTTGTTCTGCCAGTATGCATTTTCCCGAGATCCAGATGCATTTTCTGATCTAGATGATATCGGAAGACAGATTGTGAACAAGTGCAAGGGCTTGCCTCTGGCAGCGATTGCTTTGGGCCATAGGCTGCGCAGGGTAGCTGACAGAAGCAAGTGGGAAGCAATTCTCCAAGACGAGAGCTGGGAATTCTCCGGTGGGGACGGCGATATTTCTCGTGCGGTTAGCTTGAGCTACCAGCAATTGCCTGCACATCTTAAGCCATGTTTTGCATATTGTTCCTTAATTCCGAAAGGCTACGAGTTTGAGAAGGAGTTCATAGTCCAACTGTGGATAGCACAAAATTTCATTCAGCCTGGTGGGGGAGAACGTATCGAAGACATCGGTAGCTACTACTTTGATTCGCTTGTGCAGAAGTCATTCTTCCAGATCTCACACTTTGACTATAAACGCAGCCAACCTAGGTACAAAATGCATGATCTTATTCATGACTATGCTCAACATGTATCAATGGAGGAATGTCGTATAGTGGAGCTTGGCAAACCATGCAATCTCTCCGCAAAGACACGGCATTTGTCGTTGATCTGTGACCAGTTTGTGCAGGATAACCCGACGCAATCACCTTTGTCTAACCGAAGGAAGAACATATTTAAGACATTTTATGCATACGGAGGCTTGTACACATTCCTGCTGGCCGGTGGATCCACAACATATGAGATAAGGGTCCCTAACAATCTTGCAGAGAGATTGGGAAGCCTACGGACCTTGGATCTGAGCAACTGTGGCATAAGTATGCTGCCTGAATCGATAGGTGATTTGAAGCACCTACGGTGCCTCCAGCTTCCAAACACAACTATTAGAAGGCTGCCTGAATCAGTGGGTTGCCTTTATAATCTTCAGATATTGGGTCTTAGAAATTGTGATATTCAGGAGTTGCCCTGGAACACAAGAAGTCTCCAAAGACTGCATCATCTCGATCTGCATCTTGACGAAATTTCAGTGATGGCACAGGGTGCCAAGTCTAGAGGGCATAGTCTGAGGTCCATGCCTCCAGAAATTGGACTTTTAACTGATCTCCAAACATTATCAAGATTTGTTGTAGGTACAAAGCATAGATGTGGGTTAAGAGAGCTGAAGGAGTTGAACAATCTCCATGGAGAGCTTCAAATTTCAAACCTTCATTTTGTTTCAAAAGCAGCAGAAGCTTCGGAGGCAAATTTATCCAGAAAACAATACATTCATAGATTAGAGCTGCAGTGGAGCCACCATCATAAATTTGCATCAAGTAGACATGTCCAGGAACTTGAAGAGAAAGTTCTAGCAAACCTCCAACCTCACACCAATCTCAAAGAGCTCATTGTAGTAGGCTATGAAGGTGCAACATTTCCATCTTGGATAGGTCATTCTTCCTTCTCCAAACTAGTAGCCCTGTCGCTCTCCAATTGTAAGAAATGTGAGATCCTCCCTCCGCTCGGACAGTTGCCTGCACTGAAAGATctctacataaaagaaatcgATGGTGTCAAGATTGTGGATTGCTCATTTTGTGGTCATGACGCAAGAAATTTCCCATCATTGCAAAAGCTACATTTTGAGAGCATGCACAGCTTGCAGGTTTGGTGTGGAAAAGATAATTGCCTGCTTCCTTCGCTTCGAGAGCTGGTTTTTAAGAACTGCAGTGGTCTTCGACAACTTACTCATAATCTTCCTTCCCTGACAAAGTTGGAGATTGAGGGATCCCCAAAATTAGTCGGCTTGCGAAGCTTCCCATCGCTCCAATCTTTAGAGGTGAAGGCCAGCGGTGAGTGGGTTTTCGACTCATGGTCCAGTCTcacttctctttcctccctgaCCCTCAGCCGGTTGCCAACAATAAGCTTGCCTTCAAAACTCCAACTTGGCCATGCCTCTATACGCTGCTTGGAAATCAGTCACTGCGACCACTTGATATCATTGCCTGACAATTGGCTCCCCTCTG GCCTTACCTATTTTGCAATCAAACATTGTTCTCAACTCCGGGCACTACCAAGGGGACTGCAGAACCTAAGGAAGCTGGAAGACTTGGAAATCCAGAGTTGTGGGCATCTAGAGTACCTACCAGATGGGCTCAAGAACCTGACATCACTCATGCGTTTTGAGATTTCAGACTGTCCTCAGCTTTTATGCTTGCCAAATGATGGTCTGCCAACTAAACTTACAGTTCTTGAGCATCAACAATTGTCCAGAGCTCAGGCGACGGTGTGA
- the LOC120105385 gene encoding putative disease resistance protein RGA3, giving the protein MAFLQVLFENLFTLLSEEWRLVLGAEDELRNLRDNLSMIQAVLRDAEERQRTDHAVGLWLNELRVVAYDANDVLDECATEAQRRRLIPYAQVRNSLSVINPKRGLFWFKMSHRMKEIADKLDAIGRRRNSFGLRVGNGMRNQEERGDLRQTSSLNPSSPLGRESDKQRIVELLVSSQMEDSGNISVVSIHGMCGIGKTTVAQVVYNDEAAVERYFELKLWVHVSYDFNVKRLTRAMIESVDSCAYDLSNLDNLQKHLKEKLAGKRYLLGSNLQSMHMTLRC; this is encoded by the coding sequence ATGGCTTTTCTGCAGGTCTTGTTTGAGAACTTGTTCACTCTTCTATCAGAGGAGTGGAGATTGGTCTTGGGAGCGGAGGACGAACTGAGAAATCTCAGGGACAATCTCTCCATGATTCAAGCTGTCCTTCGTGATGCAGAGGAGAGGCAGCGCACTGACCACGCAGTGGGATTGTGGCTTAACGAGCTCAGGGTCGTCGCCTATGATGCAAACGACGTGTTGGATGAGTGTGCTACCGAAGCTCAACGCCGGCGTCTGATCCCATACGCACAGGTACGCAACTCCTTGTCTGTCATCAATCCTAAGCGTGGCTTGTTCTGGTTCAAAATGTCCCATAGAATGAAAGAGATAGCCGATAAACTAGATGCCATCGGAAGGAGAAGGAATTCCTTTGGCTTGAGAGTGGGGAATGGAATGAGAAATCAAGAAGAGCGCGGCGACCTTCGTCAGACCAGCTCACTTAATCCTTCATCACCTCTTGGCAGGGAAAGCGATAAGCAAAGGATAGTAGAACTCTTGGTATCATCGCAGATGGAGGACAGTGGAAACATTTCTGTTGTTTCCATTCATGGAATGTGTGGAATTGGAAAGACCACCGTTGCTCAGGTAGTCTATAACGATGAGGCCGCGGTAGAGAGATATTTTGAGCTCAAGCTGTGGGTTCATGTATCCTATGATTTCAATGTAAAAAGACTCACGAGAGCCATGATAGAATCCGTAGATAGCTGTGCATATGACCTCAGCAATCTCGACAATCTTCAGAAACACCTCAAGGAGAAGCTGGCTGGAAAGAGATACTTATTAGGAAGTAATTTGCAATCAATGCACATGACTCTTCGGTGTTGA